One part of the Bacillus sp. FJAT-45350 genome encodes these proteins:
- the panB gene encoding 3-methyl-2-oxobutanoate hydroxymethyltransferase, translating into MKTTTDFTKMKKNKEPIAMITAYDAPSARIVEGAGVDIILVGDSLGMVVLGYDSTVPVTLDDMVLHTKAVRRGAKDTFVVTDMPFLTYHGSLSETMANARRLMQEAGAHAVKLEGNGEVISTIESLTNAGVPVVAHLGLTPQSVGVLGGYRVQGKDADSAKQLIEDAKAVEKAGAFSLVLECVPKQIAEYISEVLTIPVIGIGAGAQTDGQVLVYHDVIGYGGDFVPKFVKKYNNITPIIHQAIEEYVKEVKNSSFPEEKHTFTMSEDQLGHLYGGVK; encoded by the coding sequence ATGAAGACAACAACAGATTTTACTAAAATGAAGAAAAACAAAGAGCCAATTGCGATGATTACAGCGTATGATGCACCATCAGCTAGAATTGTAGAAGGTGCAGGGGTTGATATTATCCTTGTTGGAGATTCGTTAGGAATGGTTGTTTTAGGGTATGACTCAACTGTACCTGTTACATTGGACGATATGGTATTGCATACGAAGGCTGTACGCAGAGGTGCTAAGGATACATTTGTTGTAACGGATATGCCGTTTCTTACGTATCATGGGTCCCTTTCTGAAACGATGGCAAATGCTCGTCGCTTAATGCAGGAGGCGGGTGCTCATGCAGTCAAGCTTGAAGGCAATGGAGAAGTTATATCAACTATTGAAAGCCTTACAAATGCAGGCGTCCCTGTTGTAGCTCATTTAGGATTAACACCACAATCTGTAGGTGTATTAGGTGGGTATCGTGTTCAAGGGAAAGATGCGGATAGTGCGAAGCAATTAATTGAAGATGCAAAAGCAGTTGAAAAAGCGGGAGCATTTTCTCTCGTTTTAGAATGTGTTCCAAAGCAAATTGCTGAATATATTAGTGAAGTTTTAACGATTCCAGTGATCGGAATTGGTGCTGGTGCTCAAACTGATGGTCAGGTACTTGTTTACCATGATGTGATTGGCTATGGTGGCGACTTTGTTCCTAAGTTTGTAAAGAAATATAACAATATTACTCCTATCATTCATCAGGCAATTGAAGAATATGTAAAAGAAGTGAAAAATTCTAGCTTTCCTGAAGAGAAACATACCTTTACAATGAGTGAGGATCAGCTTGGTCATTTGTATGGGGGAGTAAAATAA
- a CDS encoding biotin--[acetyl-CoA-carboxylase] ligase, producing MRQKLLEILLEHEDGFVSGQKISELLGCSRTAIWKHIEELRKSGYELEAVPRKGYRIVSRPNSISPQEIKVGLHTNTIGKEITFQESVTSTQELAHRLAQENAVEGHVVISDEQTKGKGRLGRVWHSPMGTSVYMSLILRPQIPPQQAPQLTLLAAVAVVQGIEKATGLQCEIKWPNDILLKGKKIVGILTEMQSEPDCVHSVIIGIGINVNHKREQFPSDIRDIATSLCIEKNEEINRAALIRSIFEELESLYVKYLEHGFDIIKPLWESYAVSLGKQIKATTVKGVLIGYAKGITNDGVLLLEDAQGTIHPIYSADIELS from the coding sequence TTGAGACAAAAATTATTAGAAATTTTACTAGAGCATGAGGATGGATTTGTATCAGGACAGAAAATTAGTGAATTATTAGGGTGCTCAAGAACTGCGATATGGAAGCATATTGAAGAATTGCGCAAGTCTGGTTATGAGTTAGAGGCCGTTCCGCGAAAAGGATATAGAATCGTCAGTAGACCAAATTCGATTTCACCACAAGAAATAAAAGTTGGGTTACATACGAATACGATTGGGAAAGAGATAACGTTTCAGGAGTCGGTAACTTCAACTCAAGAGCTTGCTCACCGTCTTGCTCAAGAAAACGCTGTTGAAGGACATGTCGTAATTAGTGACGAGCAGACGAAGGGGAAGGGGAGACTCGGGCGAGTTTGGCATTCTCCAATGGGGACAAGCGTATATATGAGTTTGATTTTACGTCCGCAAATTCCACCACAACAAGCACCTCAGCTTACATTACTAGCAGCAGTTGCTGTAGTACAAGGTATTGAAAAAGCAACAGGGCTTCAATGTGAAATAAAATGGCCTAATGATATTTTGTTAAAAGGAAAAAAAATTGTCGGAATCCTAACTGAAATGCAGTCAGAACCAGATTGTGTTCATTCGGTTATTATCGGGATAGGAATTAATGTGAATCACAAACGTGAACAGTTTCCGTCAGATATTCGTGATATTGCTACATCATTATGTATTGAAAAGAATGAAGAAATAAATCGTGCGGCACTAATTCGTTCTATCTTTGAAGAGCTAGAAAGTTTATATGTTAAATACCTTGAACATGGCTTTGACATTATTAAACCACTTTGGGAATCCTATGCAGTTAGTTTAGGTAAGCAAATAAAAGCAACAACAGTGAAAGGTGTTTTAATTGGCTATGCCAAAGGGATTACGAATGACGGTGTTCTTCTTCTTGAAGATGCACAAGGAACGATTCATCCTATCTATTCAGCTGATATTGAGTTGAGTTAA
- a CDS encoding CCA tRNA nucleotidyltransferase, whose translation MKENFQSGINIIEKLEKNGHEAYFVGGSVRDYLIGRPIHDIDIATSATADQVLRIFSSVIPLGKEHGTVIVKFNEETFEVTSYRSSNFSASEKITIEEDLYHRDFTMNAIAMDKDFRLIDPIEGHRDIEQQLICSVGDSVKRFTEDPLRLLRGIRFVAELGFSLHSETKVTTTELSYLLNSVAIERVVTEFEKMMAGSYVTKGLLLLKETGLHKYIPFLHVEGLEWLSNLDSSVFSNEEEFWTLLTYLFAKDNWKEYLTIIKKSNKLQKKVGEMLPLLIMTNKWSDYDLYQHGIKTIQSVEKIKSQLGLGEPSVDLISRYDQLPIKNRSELVINGNDLQKEFQRVPGKWIEDSIQFIELAVISNKISNNRSEILQLLKVRGDVN comes from the coding sequence ATGAAGGAGAACTTTCAATCGGGTATCAATATTATTGAGAAACTAGAAAAAAACGGACATGAAGCTTATTTTGTTGGTGGGTCTGTGCGTGATTATTTAATAGGCCGTCCGATTCACGACATAGACATTGCTACCTCTGCGACAGCTGATCAGGTACTTAGAATTTTCTCTTCAGTAATTCCATTAGGGAAAGAACATGGTACTGTCATAGTTAAGTTTAATGAGGAGACATTTGAAGTAACTAGTTATCGTTCGAGTAATTTTAGTGCTAGCGAGAAAATTACGATTGAAGAGGACCTTTATCATCGTGATTTTACAATGAATGCTATTGCAATGGATAAGGACTTTAGATTAATAGACCCGATTGAAGGTCATCGTGATATAGAACAACAATTGATTTGCTCAGTAGGTGATTCGGTAAAGCGATTTACAGAAGATCCTTTACGGCTTTTACGTGGAATTCGTTTTGTGGCGGAGCTAGGATTTAGTCTTCATTCAGAAACAAAAGTAACAACAACTGAGCTAAGTTATCTTCTCAATAGTGTGGCAATTGAGAGAGTTGTGACTGAGTTTGAGAAAATGATGGCTGGCTCTTATGTAACTAAGGGGCTTCTTTTACTAAAAGAAACAGGGTTACATAAATACATACCATTTTTACATGTAGAAGGGTTAGAATGGTTAAGTAATTTAGATTCATCTGTATTTTCAAATGAAGAAGAGTTCTGGACTTTACTTACATATCTCTTTGCGAAAGATAATTGGAAAGAATATCTTACAATAATCAAAAAGTCAAACAAGCTTCAAAAAAAGGTTGGAGAAATGCTACCTCTTCTTATTATGACCAATAAATGGAGTGATTATGACTTATATCAGCATGGTATTAAAACAATTCAATCTGTGGAGAAAATTAAATCACAGTTGGGTCTAGGGGAACCGTCAGTGGATTTAATATCTCGCTATGACCAATTGCCGATAAAAAACAGAAGTGAATTAGTCATTAATGGAAATGACTTACAAAAAGAATTTCAAAGGGTACCTGGTAAATGGATTGAGGATTCCATACAATTTATAGAGTTAGCTGTTATATCTAATAAAATCAGCAATAACCGCAGTGAAATCCTACAATTATTGAAGGTAAGGGGGGATGTAAATTGA
- the bshA gene encoding N-acetyl-alpha-D-glucosaminyl L-malate synthase BshA, with product MKKWKIGISCYPTVGGSGVIATELGKLLAERGHEIHFISSSVPFRLDKVYPNIYYHEVEVNQYSVFQYPPYDLTLASKMAEIAKRQNLDLLHVHYAVPHAICAYLAKQMVGDHLKIVTTLHGTDITVLGYDPSLSELIRFAIEQSDAVTAVSDDLGKETHSLLDTTKEIETIYNFIDERVYFKKESTGLKKDYGIQENEKVIVHISNFRPVKRVSDIVKSFAKIQEQIPAKLLLIGDGPELTVACRLVKEYGIEERVLFLGNQKRVAEILSISDLMLLLSEKESFGLVALEAMACGVPVIGTNIGGIPEVVLNHKTGFTCEVGDIDSIAKRAIELLSNSSLHKEMSEKSLQQVQEKFHSDKIVQHYENVYEKALE from the coding sequence ATGAAGAAGTGGAAAATAGGAATAAGCTGTTATCCAACAGTAGGGGGCTCGGGTGTTATTGCAACTGAGCTTGGGAAATTATTAGCTGAAAGAGGGCATGAGATACACTTTATCTCTTCAAGTGTGCCCTTTCGTCTAGATAAGGTTTACCCAAATATCTATTACCATGAAGTAGAGGTAAATCAGTATTCAGTCTTTCAATATCCTCCATATGATTTAACGTTAGCTAGTAAAATGGCAGAGATAGCCAAAAGGCAAAATCTAGATTTATTGCATGTACACTATGCTGTACCACATGCAATTTGTGCCTATCTTGCAAAGCAAATGGTAGGGGACCATTTGAAGATTGTGACGACCTTACATGGAACAGATATTACAGTGCTCGGTTATGATCCGTCTTTAAGTGAATTAATACGTTTTGCTATCGAACAATCAGATGCAGTGACTGCGGTTTCAGATGATTTAGGAAAGGAAACCCATTCTCTTCTTGATACAACAAAAGAAATTGAAACTATATATAATTTTATAGATGAACGAGTGTATTTCAAGAAGGAATCGACAGGGTTGAAAAAGGATTATGGTATACAGGAGAATGAAAAGGTAATTGTACATATATCAAATTTTAGACCAGTCAAACGCGTATCGGATATTGTAAAAAGCTTTGCGAAAATACAAGAACAGATACCAGCAAAGCTACTACTCATTGGTGATGGTCCTGAGCTTACAGTTGCATGTCGACTAGTTAAGGAATATGGCATTGAAGAGAGAGTTTTATTTCTTGGTAATCAAAAGCGAGTGGCTGAAATTTTATCAATTAGTGATTTAATGCTACTACTTTCAGAAAAAGAAAGTTTTGGACTAGTTGCTCTTGAAGCAATGGCGTGTGGTGTTCCTGTCATTGGGACTAATATTGGCGGTATTCCTGAAGTAGTATTAAATCATAAAACTGGATTCACGTGTGAAGTTGGTGATATTGATAGTATAGCAAAACGAGCGATTGAGTTATTAAGTAATTCTAGTCTACATAAAGAGATGTCGGAAAAATCATTACAACAAGTTCAAGAGAAATTCCATTCAGACAAAATCGTTCAGCATTATGAAAATGTTTATGAAAAAGCATTAGAGTAA
- the bshB1 gene encoding bacillithiol biosynthesis deacetylase BshB1, whose amino-acid sequence MEHHIDEVDILAFGAHPDDVEIGMGGTLAKYAAEGYKVGICDLTKAELSSNGTVEQRQEEAKKAAEILGLTRRIQLEFPDRGLTGDSEQLSQVVSVLRKYQPKLVFVPYEIDRHPDHGQCARIVKEAVFNAGIRKYIDSLTLPPHRVKQVFHYMINGFDRPSFIIDISEYMSVKEASLHAYESQFSKTEQSVDTPLTNGYIETVQSREKLFGKMVSVQFGEGFIQNEPLLIHDLLGERK is encoded by the coding sequence ATGGAACACCACATAGACGAAGTAGATATTTTAGCATTCGGTGCTCACCCTGATGATGTGGAAATCGGAATGGGAGGCACACTTGCTAAATATGCAGCGGAAGGTTATAAAGTTGGAATTTGTGATTTAACAAAAGCTGAATTATCTTCGAATGGAACAGTCGAACAAAGACAGGAAGAGGCGAAGAAAGCTGCCGAAATACTAGGACTAACTAGACGTATTCAATTAGAGTTTCCTGATCGAGGATTAACGGGAGATAGCGAACAATTATCACAGGTTGTGTCAGTGCTTCGGAAATATCAGCCTAAACTCGTGTTTGTCCCATATGAAATTGATCGTCATCCTGATCATGGTCAATGTGCACGAATCGTCAAAGAGGCGGTTTTTAATGCAGGAATTCGAAAATACATAGATTCACTTACTTTACCTCCGCATCGTGTGAAGCAGGTGTTTCATTATATGATCAATGGTTTTGACAGGCCCAGCTTCATTATTGATATTTCAGAATACATGAGTGTGAAGGAAGCTAGTTTGCATGCATATGAAAGTCAGTTTAGCAAAACGGAACAATCGGTTGATACACCATTAACGAATGGGTATATAGAAACCGTTCAATCTCGTGAAAAGCTGTTTGGGAAAATGGTCTCTGTACAATTTGGGGAAGGTTTTATACAAAATGAACCATTACTTATTCACGATTTATTAGGAGAGAGAAAATGA
- a CDS encoding methylglyoxal synthase, with product MRIALIAHDKKKDLIIQFALAYKHILEQHELYATGTTGTKIMEATKLDVTRFLSGPLGGDQQIGALVAENKFDLIIFFRDPLTAQAHEPDVTALIRLCDVHSIPLATNMATAEILIHGLSRGEFEWRKFTNKVGNS from the coding sequence ATGAGGATTGCTTTGATCGCTCATGATAAGAAGAAGGATTTAATTATCCAGTTTGCATTAGCCTACAAACATATTTTAGAACAGCACGAGCTCTATGCTACTGGTACAACAGGGACAAAAATTATGGAAGCAACTAAATTAGACGTTACACGCTTTCTATCAGGGCCACTTGGTGGTGACCAACAAATTGGTGCACTTGTAGCAGAAAATAAATTTGACCTGATTATCTTTTTTAGAGACCCTTTAACGGCACAAGCACATGAGCCGGATGTTACGGCACTAATTAGATTATGTGATGTACATTCGATTCCATTAGCGACGAATATGGCAACTGCTGAAATTCTTATTCATGGTTTAAGTCGTGGGGAGTTTGAGTGGCGTAAATTTACAAATAAAGTAGGAAACTCGTAA
- the dapB gene encoding 4-hydroxy-tetrahydrodipicolinate reductase has product MTEKMIKVVIAGPRGKMGAEAVKMVSETEHFELVAVVDSRNGGKLLEEVEGQPALPVKIYEDMSKCLTENKADVLVDLTTPKVGRKHMEIAFDNGVRPVVGTTGFTDQDITELRQISESKGLGAIIAPNFAIGAILMMKFSQMTAKYLPDIEIIEQHHDKKLDAPSGTAIKTAQLISEVREAKQQGHPDEKEELAGARGADFEGMRIHSVRLPGLVAHQSVLFGGEGQTLTIRHDSIHRSSFMPGIRLSVETVMKIDTLVYGLENIIE; this is encoded by the coding sequence ATGACTGAAAAAATGATTAAAGTAGTAATCGCAGGACCAAGAGGAAAAATGGGAGCAGAAGCAGTAAAAATGGTATCAGAAACAGAACACTTTGAGTTAGTGGCTGTGGTTGATTCAAGAAATGGTGGAAAGCTTTTAGAAGAAGTCGAAGGTCAACCGGCTTTACCAGTGAAAATTTATGAGGATATGTCAAAATGTCTTACTGAAAACAAAGCTGATGTACTTGTTGATTTAACAACACCAAAAGTAGGACGTAAGCATATGGAAATAGCATTTGATAATGGGGTTCGTCCTGTCGTTGGAACAACTGGATTTACCGATCAAGACATAACTGAACTCCGTCAAATTTCAGAATCTAAAGGATTAGGTGCAATTATAGCTCCTAACTTTGCAATCGGAGCTATTTTAATGATGAAGTTTTCACAGATGACAGCAAAATATTTACCGGATATTGAAATTATCGAACAACATCATGATAAGAAATTAGATGCTCCTTCAGGTACAGCAATCAAAACGGCCCAGTTAATTTCGGAAGTAAGAGAAGCTAAACAACAAGGACACCCGGATGAAAAGGAAGAGCTTGCAGGTGCAAGAGGAGCTGATTTTGAGGGGATGCGCATACATAGTGTCCGTTTGCCAGGGCTTGTCGCTCATCAGTCTGTACTCTTTGGTGGAGAAGGACAAACGTTAACAATTCGTCACGATTCGATTCATCGTTCATCCTTCATGCCAGGAATTCGATTATCTGTTGAGACGGTTATGAAGATTGATACGTTGGTGTATGGTTTAGAAAATATTATTGAGTAG
- a CDS encoding nucleotide pyrophosphohydrolase yields the protein MSRESRSLEDLQKEVDLHIGQFKEGYFSPLAMLARMTEELGELAREVNHYYGEKPKKSDEEERSMEQEMGDLFFVLICFANSLNIDLEEAFDLVMEKFRTRDKDRWTRIEEGE from the coding sequence ATGTCTAGAGAGAGTCGAAGCTTAGAGGATTTACAAAAGGAAGTTGACTTACACATAGGTCAATTTAAAGAAGGGTATTTTAGCCCGCTAGCAATGCTTGCAAGAATGACAGAAGAGTTAGGGGAGCTTGCTCGGGAAGTTAATCATTACTATGGAGAAAAACCAAAAAAGTCTGACGAAGAAGAACGTTCAATGGAGCAGGAGATGGGTGATCTCTTTTTTGTTCTTATTTGTTTCGCTAACTCACTAAATATTGATTTAGAAGAGGCTTTTGATTTAGTAATGGAGAAATTTAGAACACGTGATAAAGACCGTTGGACTAGAATAGAAGAAGGAGAATAA
- a CDS encoding YitT family protein, whose amino-acid sequence MPYRLKLKNIIFILIGSAILSFGLVYFNMQNNLADGGFTGITLILFFIFNFDPAISNLLLNIPIFFIGWKILGKTTFIYTLIGTLGVSLFLFIFQKYEVVYIPLHDDLTLAALFAGVFIGVGLGIVFRYGGTTGGVDIIAKLGFKYIGWSMGKTMFIFDACVIASSLFYLNYREAMYTLLAVFIAAKVIDFMQQGAYSAKASFIISDKIPEISSAILREMDRGATVLKGKGSFTGVDKDVLYCVVGRNELMRLKNLVERYDPHAFVTVNDVQDVIGEGFTLDENKKPIEP is encoded by the coding sequence ATGCCGTATCGTTTAAAGCTCAAAAATATTATTTTTATTTTAATTGGGTCAGCCATTCTATCTTTTGGTTTAGTCTATTTTAATATGCAAAATAACCTTGCTGATGGTGGATTTACTGGAATTACACTTATCTTATTTTTTATCTTTAATTTTGACCCTGCTATTTCTAATTTACTATTAAATATCCCAATATTTTTTATAGGTTGGAAGATATTAGGTAAAACTACATTCATTTATACTCTCATCGGTACATTAGGAGTTTCATTATTTTTATTTATATTTCAAAAGTACGAAGTCGTATATATCCCTTTACACGACGATCTTACTTTAGCAGCCTTGTTTGCTGGTGTATTTATCGGTGTAGGTCTCGGGATTGTGTTCCGTTATGGAGGTACGACAGGTGGAGTCGATATTATAGCCAAATTAGGATTTAAATACATCGGCTGGAGTATGGGTAAAACAATGTTCATCTTTGATGCTTGCGTTATTGCTTCATCGCTATTTTATTTAAATTATCGTGAAGCGATGTATACGCTACTAGCTGTCTTTATCGCTGCAAAAGTAATAGACTTTATGCAACAAGGAGCGTATTCAGCGAAAGCATCATTTATTATTTCTGATAAAATACCAGAGATATCTTCTGCCATTTTAAGAGAAATGGACCGAGGAGCTACTGTATTAAAAGGAAAAGGAAGCTTTACTGGCGTAGATAAGGATGTACTATACTGTGTTGTTGGTCGAAATGAGCTTATGCGTTTAAAAAACCTAGTCGAACGATACGACCCACATGCCTTTGTGACAGTAAATGATGTACAAGATGTGATTGGAGAAGGATTTACACTAGATGAGAATAAGAAACCGATAGAACCATGA
- a CDS encoding zinc metallopeptidase: protein MEILIYFALIIGLPIWAQMKVKKAYKKYSQVPASSGMTGAQVARKILDENGLYDVRIEEVGGKLTDHYDPRSKVVRLSTENYHGTSVAGAAVAAHEVGHAMQDAEEYAFLRFRSALVPAASFGSNASFFIILAGILLGSSGFLLLGIVLMAAAVLFQLVTLPVEFDASNRAMHQIVSSGVIRNEEERDTKKVLNAAALTYVAAALVALLELVRFILMYIGMNSDD from the coding sequence ATGGAAATTTTAATTTATTTTGCACTTATTATCGGTCTACCTATTTGGGCTCAAATGAAAGTAAAGAAAGCCTATAAGAAGTATTCACAAGTACCTGCTTCTTCAGGTATGACAGGTGCACAAGTAGCAAGAAAAATCTTGGATGAAAATGGACTTTATGATGTTCGTATAGAAGAGGTTGGAGGGAAATTAACTGATCACTACGACCCGCGTTCTAAAGTGGTTCGCCTTTCTACGGAGAACTATCATGGCACATCAGTTGCTGGTGCAGCAGTAGCAGCTCATGAAGTAGGACACGCAATGCAGGATGCTGAAGAATATGCATTCCTTCGTTTCCGTTCAGCACTAGTACCAGCAGCAAGCTTTGGTTCAAACGCATCATTCTTTATTATTTTAGCAGGTATATTGTTAGGAAGTTCTGGCTTCCTTTTACTAGGTATTGTATTAATGGCAGCAGCAGTTCTTTTCCAACTTGTAACACTACCAGTTGAATTCGATGCATCAAATCGTGCCATGCATCAAATAGTATCATCTGGAGTTATTCGTAATGAGGAAGAACGTGACACGAAAAAAGTACTTAATGCAGCAGCATTAACATACGTAGCAGCAGCGCTAGTTGCACTTCTAGAGCTAGTTCGTTTCATACTAATGTATATCGGAATGAACAGCGACGATTAA
- the ypjB gene encoding sporulation protein YpjB produces MRALILAIVLILSMNFSVSAENGVDENKWKELNQTSDKILQLVREEKLEEAKQLMNYFSKQFLSINFDDTSISMNDLRVVTNSFNEAMGAVNAVSLGKDERVLLVMELRLAIDALTTEHNPLWLNSQDMVMKSIKQMRQAAKEGDSQAFQHETNQFLRQYQMIRPAIMLDLQPHQFQRIEAHIQFINRYRTEFIADKSRIEHLDSLEEDFIQMYERVQKDSADPSLLWVMLTIGGMILTSLSYVGYKKYKAEKKRVKVEDRNE; encoded by the coding sequence ATGCGTGCGTTAATTCTTGCAATAGTACTTATTTTATCAATGAATTTTTCTGTTAGTGCTGAAAATGGAGTAGATGAAAATAAATGGAAAGAACTGAATCAGACGTCAGATAAAATATTGCAGCTTGTACGAGAAGAAAAATTAGAAGAAGCTAAGCAATTAATGAATTATTTCTCGAAACAATTTCTTTCTATTAATTTTGATGATACATCTATTTCGATGAATGATTTAAGAGTCGTAACAAACAGTTTTAATGAAGCGATGGGTGCTGTAAATGCGGTTTCATTAGGAAAAGACGAAAGAGTATTATTAGTAATGGAATTACGTTTAGCGATTGATGCGTTAACGACTGAACACAATCCACTTTGGCTAAACTCACAAGATATGGTAATGAAGTCAATTAAACAAATGAGACAAGCTGCAAAAGAAGGAGATTCACAAGCATTTCAACATGAAACGAATCAGTTTTTAAGACAATATCAAATGATTAGACCTGCGATCATGTTAGATTTACAGCCTCACCAATTTCAAAGAATTGAAGCACATATACAATTTATTAATCGTTACCGTACTGAATTTATTGCTGACAAGTCCAGAATTGAGCATTTAGATTCATTAGAAGAGGACTTCATTCAAATGTATGAAAGAGTTCAAAAAGATAGTGCAGATCCTTCATTACTTTGGGTTATGCTAACAATAGGAGGTATGATTCTAACTTCATTATCTTATGTTGGGTACAAAAAGTATAAGGCTGAAAAGAAGAGGGTAAAGGTAGAAGATAGAAATGAATAG
- a CDS encoding DUF1405 domain-containing protein, whose amino-acid sequence MTSVLSFFKKRWVLATLFIINFFGTLYGYWWYVGQLTITPSHFLLFVPDSPTASLFFLFVILAFLAGRNIGLLEALAAVTLIKYGLWAVVMNVAAGVAGATLGWQNYMLIASHFGMALQAVLYAPFYRIKVWHLLVVAVWTLHNDVIDYVYMMHPWVSSSLNEYVAHIGYFTFWLSIFSLAIVYLLGVRKERLKLDIV is encoded by the coding sequence ATGACTTCTGTTTTATCTTTTTTTAAAAAGAGATGGGTATTAGCCACATTATTTATCATTAATTTTTTTGGGACACTCTATGGCTACTGGTGGTATGTAGGACAATTGACCATTACGCCCTCACATTTTCTACTTTTTGTTCCTGATAGTCCAACGGCAAGTTTGTTCTTTTTATTTGTCATTTTGGCATTTCTTGCTGGAAGAAATATAGGATTACTAGAGGCGTTAGCGGCAGTTACATTAATTAAGTATGGGCTATGGGCTGTTGTTATGAATGTAGCAGCTGGTGTAGCTGGTGCTACATTAGGTTGGCAAAATTATATGTTAATTGCTTCACATTTTGGGATGGCCTTACAGGCAGTTTTGTATGCGCCATTTTATCGGATAAAAGTGTGGCATTTATTAGTAGTCGCTGTATGGACTCTTCATAATGATGTAATTGATTATGTATATATGATGCATCCATGGGTTTCAAGTAGTCTTAATGAGTATGTAGCACATATAGGTTACTTTACATTCTGGTTGAGTATATTTTCATTAGCAATTGTTTATCTTTTAGGAGTTAGGAAGGAACGTTTAAAGCTTGATATAGTGTAA
- a CDS encoding menaquinol-cytochrome c reductase cytochrome b/c subunit codes for MHRGKGMKFVGDSRVTANNRKPNIPKDYSEYPGKTEAFWPNFLLKEWMVGAVFLIGYLILTVAHPAPLERMADPTDSGYIPLPDWYFLFLYQLLKYPYAAGDYTVIGAVVIPGLAFGALLLAPWLDTGKERKPGRRPIASGLMLLAVIATIYLTWESVDQHDWEAAAQQGAIVEVDIDESAHGFEIYSQQMACIGCHGNQMEGGSYPTLIGTGLTADEVVDIVTNGRGTMPGGTFSGSDEELRVLAEFIENDGHDPAE; via the coding sequence ATGCATCGTGGAAAAGGTATGAAGTTCGTAGGAGATTCTCGTGTAACTGCGAACAATAGAAAGCCAAATATTCCAAAGGATTACTCTGAGTATCCAGGTAAAACGGAAGCTTTTTGGCCAAACTTTCTTTTAAAGGAATGGATGGTAGGGGCCGTATTCTTGATCGGTTATTTAATTTTAACGGTTGCACATCCTGCACCTTTAGAGCGTATGGCAGATCCTACGGATTCAGGGTACATCCCACTTCCTGACTGGTACTTCTTATTCTTGTATCAGCTTCTAAAATATCCGTATGCAGCTGGTGATTATACTGTAATTGGAGCTGTAGTTATTCCTGGATTAGCTTTTGGTGCGCTATTATTAGCACCTTGGTTAGATACTGGGAAAGAAAGAAAACCAGGAAGACGTCCAATTGCAAGTGGTTTAATGCTTCTTGCAGTTATTGCGACAATTTACTTAACTTGGGAATCTGTAGACCAGCATGACTGGGAAGCAGCAGCACAACAAGGTGCGATTGTTGAAGTAGACATTGATGAATCTGCACATGGTTTTGAAATCTATTCACAGCAGATGGCTTGTATAGGCTGTCATGGTAACCAAATGGAAGGTGGATCTTATCCAACTTTAATTGGTACTGGCTTAACGGCGGATGAAGTAGTAGATATCGTAACTAATGGTCGCGGTACAATGCCAGGTGGTACTTTCAGTGGTTCTGATGAAGAGCTAAGAGTCTTAGCGGAATTTATCGAAAATGACGGACACGATCCGGCAGAATAA